A single window of Candidatus Flexicrinis affinis DNA harbors:
- a CDS encoding WXG100 family type VII secretion target — protein sequence MDKVQYRYEDLERISHQFGEMHSQINDGVFKFIRQYEVLEGGGWVGRGFDKFSDEVRSELMPAMRKLSDVLEQLAGITRQAGERMQQAEEEARGRFNF from the coding sequence ATGGACAAGGTACAGTACCGGTACGAAGACCTCGAGCGAATTTCCCACCAGTTCGGCGAGATGCATAGTCAAATCAACGACGGTGTGTTCAAGTTCATTCGTCAGTACGAGGTTTTGGAAGGCGGCGGTTGGGTCGGTCGTGGCTTTGATAAGTTCTCCGATGAAGTGCGCAGCGAACTGATGCCGGCCATGCGCAAACTAAGCGATGTGCTGGAGCAACTTGCAGGGATTACGCGGCAGGCAGGCGAGCGCATGCAGCAGGCCGAAGAAGAGGCGCGTGGTCGGTTCAACTTCTAA
- a CDS encoding WXG100 family type VII secretion target, translating to MEKVQFRYEDIERIAHQFADMHQRVVECAVKLGQQFQVLENGGWIGRGFDQFEAEVKDEIAPALRRLSDVLNEVSNAVRQAGERMQQAEEEARGEFLAQDDASGGSAAPLGGGFGQVAGAPRFGGIGGFPDVARPMPSAPPPIDTGQQFPSVLRRPFSNQTGHDPFSFPVLPAT from the coding sequence ATGGAGAAGGTTCAGTTTCGATACGAGGACATCGAGCGAATCGCGCATCAGTTTGCCGATATGCATCAGCGCGTGGTCGAGTGCGCCGTCAAGTTAGGACAGCAATTTCAGGTGCTGGAGAACGGTGGATGGATCGGTCGCGGCTTTGACCAATTCGAAGCCGAGGTGAAGGATGAGATCGCACCTGCTCTGCGCAGGCTCTCCGATGTACTAAACGAGGTTTCCAACGCCGTGCGGCAGGCAGGCGAGCGCATGCAGCAGGCTGAGGAAGAGGCGCGGGGCGAGTTCCTCGCTCAGGATGACGCGTCGGGCGGGTCTGCTGCGCCGCTGGGTGGAGGATTTGGACAAGTTGCGGGCGCTCCGCGATTTGGCGGCATAGGGGGCTTCCCGGACGTAGCGCGACCCATGCCGTCAGCGCCACCGCCGATAGACACCGGACAGCAGTTCCCGTCCGTATTGCGCCGGCCATTCTCAAACCAGACCGGTCACGACCCATTCTCATTCCCGGTGCTGCCGGCCACTTGA
- a CDS encoding WXG100 family type VII secretion target, producing the protein MTDKIQMDYEAVQQMAEIAKQTADELEEMVGSLKAISDQLDGGVMLGRAGRTLSDGIGERLAPAVSRLAQKFNEVSLDLVGALTDLRDSDQSAGGFFG; encoded by the coding sequence ATGACCGACAAGATCCAGATGGATTATGAGGCCGTACAGCAGATGGCGGAAATCGCCAAGCAAACGGCCGACGAGCTTGAAGAAATGGTGGGATCGCTCAAGGCGATCAGCGATCAGCTGGACGGTGGTGTGATGCTCGGCCGCGCAGGCCGCACGCTTTCGGACGGTATCGGCGAGCGCCTCGCCCCGGCAGTTTCGCGCTTGGCGCAGAAGTTCAACGAAGTCTCGCTTGATCTGGTTGGCGCGCTGACTGACCTGCGCGACTCCGACCAGTCCGCCGGCGGCTTCTTCGGTTAA
- a CDS encoding protein phosphatase 2C domain-containing protein, with amino-acid sequence MEPKAISFTITGGTDVGRKRQRNEDSMRWLLPEPGTPESRFGAVMLVCDGMGGVGKGDLASRTAVEFFFKTYYDEDNGELDTQARVQMALEAAHAEVRKAATSLGMVYIGTTAAGVVIRADGTALIFNLGDSRVYLLRGETMTLVSKDQSVNAAMLERGEITPEQASASRNMNITAFIGHPFELDTVYKQMAIEPGDVFVLCSDGLWDVVSEKVIQETVTKQPPDRAIKTLIDLTLRGGAPDNVTVIIGSTRTVKAQRRWLWPLLGLLAVILVAVGALIVLGGRGGDGSPTGALPLPTTAVQTTDVAAAQTETHAASGIEVLPSDTPPPSATATRTDIPTRTATRTASPTDTATATETLEPTDRPTRRPSATATATPSATATATGTDTPTASPTRTASATRTPSATVSPTATSTPTASATATASATPTASPTAPPTSTDTPEPSSTPTETPPPSPTLPPTPTSTFSVEYWVLQGTPESALDLVTVVSYDVPNAPPVEIYEGAIQKRYDDITQANPLDAGSRYVLVYLAPNVLEGRRFWWLIEDVQPQFEVLIDAGIRVYSTADPDAPLRSPVPKGELVIVTGVSPDKNWYKIRSRRGEGWISAGLLESDAIRFLGDPGDVPTITPPPLAATPDGSETPGTPESEATAEPTAEPSPSG; translated from the coding sequence TTGGAGCCCAAAGCGATCTCGTTCACGATCACCGGCGGAACCGATGTCGGTCGAAAACGGCAGCGCAACGAGGACAGCATGCGCTGGCTGCTGCCCGAGCCGGGCACGCCGGAGTCGCGCTTTGGCGCGGTAATGCTGGTCTGCGACGGCATGGGTGGGGTCGGCAAAGGCGATCTTGCCAGCCGCACGGCCGTCGAGTTCTTCTTCAAGACGTATTACGACGAGGACAACGGCGAGCTGGACACGCAGGCGCGTGTCCAGATGGCGCTTGAAGCCGCTCATGCAGAGGTTCGCAAAGCGGCGACCTCGCTGGGCATGGTGTACATCGGTACGACCGCTGCCGGCGTCGTTATCCGGGCAGACGGCACCGCGCTGATCTTCAACCTCGGCGACTCGCGCGTTTATCTGCTGCGCGGCGAGACAATGACCCTTGTCAGCAAGGATCAAAGCGTCAACGCGGCGATGCTCGAACGCGGCGAGATCACGCCGGAGCAAGCGTCGGCGTCGCGCAACATGAACATCACCGCCTTCATCGGGCATCCGTTCGAGCTCGATACCGTCTACAAGCAGATGGCTATCGAACCCGGCGATGTGTTCGTCCTCTGCAGCGACGGCCTGTGGGATGTCGTCAGCGAGAAGGTGATTCAGGAAACGGTCACGAAACAGCCGCCGGACCGCGCGATCAAGACACTCATCGACCTGACTTTGCGCGGCGGTGCGCCCGACAACGTCACGGTGATCATCGGCTCGACCAGAACGGTCAAGGCGCAGCGGCGTTGGCTGTGGCCGCTTCTTGGGCTGCTGGCGGTGATACTCGTCGCTGTCGGGGCGCTCATCGTACTGGGCGGACGGGGCGGCGATGGCTCGCCGACCGGTGCGCTGCCGCTACCGACGACTGCCGTGCAAACCACCGATGTCGCCGCGGCGCAGACAGAGACACACGCCGCGAGTGGAATCGAAGTGCTGCCCTCCGATACGCCGCCGCCATCCGCGACCGCGACCCGGACGGACATTCCGACGCGGACCGCGACCCGAACCGCGTCTCCGACCGATACCGCAACGGCGACTGAGACCCTCGAACCCACCGACCGTCCGACTCGACGCCCGTCCGCCACCGCAACCGCGACACCTTCCGCGACCGCAACGGCGACAGGGACCGACACCCCCACCGCATCGCCGACGCGCACTGCATCGGCAACGCGTACTCCGTCTGCAACGGTGTCGCCAACCGCGACATCAACGCCAACGGCAAGTGCAACCGCTACCGCCAGCGCCACACCAACCGCGTCTCCGACCGCACCGCCCACTTCAACCGACACGCCTGAGCCATCGTCGACGCCGACCGAAACGCCGCCGCCTAGCCCTACCCTTCCGCCAACTCCGACGTCGACCTTCAGCGTGGAGTACTGGGTTCTGCAAGGCACGCCCGAAAGCGCATTGGATCTGGTAACGGTCGTTAGCTACGACGTGCCGAATGCTCCGCCTGTCGAAATCTACGAGGGCGCGATTCAGAAGCGCTATGACGACATCACGCAGGCGAATCCGCTGGATGCCGGCAGCCGATACGTGCTCGTCTATCTGGCACCCAACGTGCTGGAAGGACGGCGCTTCTGGTGGTTGATCGAAGACGTTCAGCCGCAGTTCGAAGTGCTGATCGATGCTGGAATCCGCGTTTACAGCACGGCAGACCCTGATGCGCCGCTGCGGTCGCCGGTCCCGAAGGGGGAACTGGTGATCGTAACCGGCGTTTCACCCGACAAGAACTGGTACAAGATCCGGTCGCGCCGGGGCGAAGGCTGGATCTCCGCGGGATTGCTCGAGTCTGATGCGATTCGGTTCCTCGGCGATCCGGGCGACGTGCCGACGATTACACCGCCGCCGCTGGCCGCAACGCCTGACGGCAGCGAAACGCCGGGTACGCCAGAAAGCGAAGCGACGGCTGAGCCAACCGCTGAGCCGTCGCCTTCGGGGTGA
- a CDS encoding FHA domain-containing protein gives MNDYITMMISSDQFDDKPNHNVEVLADVPIKTIIYEIQKEFQLKGAFALWTRHGKQELDANRTLRELNISKGAELEFGRRAMRIPHGAEEITGTRRGVLKVEGTSRSFMLAWQPALIGRSTDAASAALLAIDLRDLDTNKTVSRQHARINEAEGEYLIQRVAENNQLIVDNKPLGYLAPVPLKPGSVVKLGNVSLVFQIEEIADELLV, from the coding sequence ATGAACGACTACATCACCATGATGATTTCGTCGGATCAGTTCGACGACAAGCCCAATCACAACGTCGAGGTGCTGGCTGACGTGCCGATCAAGACGATCATCTACGAAATCCAGAAGGAGTTCCAGCTCAAGGGCGCGTTCGCTTTGTGGACGCGCCATGGCAAACAGGAACTCGACGCCAATCGGACTCTGCGCGAGCTGAATATCTCGAAGGGTGCCGAGTTGGAGTTCGGCCGGCGTGCGATGCGTATTCCGCACGGCGCCGAAGAGATTACGGGCACGCGGCGCGGCGTACTGAAGGTGGAGGGGACGTCCCGTTCGTTCATGCTGGCGTGGCAGCCCGCGCTGATTGGCCGCAGCACCGACGCGGCTAGCGCAGCCCTGTTGGCGATCGACCTGCGCGACCTCGATACGAACAAGACCGTATCGCGCCAGCATGCCCGCATCAACGAGGCCGAGGGCGAGTACCTCATTCAGCGCGTTGCAGAAAACAATCAGCTCATCGTAGACAACAAGCCGCTTGGATATCTTGCTCCGGTACCGCTCAAGCCCGGCAGTGTCGTCAAGCTCGGCAATGTGTCGCTGGTGTTCCAGATCGAAGAAATCGCGGACGAACTGCTGGTCTAG
- a CDS encoding FHA domain-containing protein, which produces MRRLTRITTWLCAVTAALLVLATPGAAQRGDPVAINVSFAEVTDGPNETTALGLYFTVNDANGDAIDPGSARQAVIQLEDGTRTEARVEEANSPLFVVIVLDASGSMGAAADTMRQAAITAVQNLPDGTRFSVMTFNRQISTATEFSQDKNGVINTIAQYAPARPSDPNAGTCLFDATFAAMQKATEVPLPNRRSVMLFTDGRDELIAGGALDPCSSRTLDEVVARASDIANPVNVYAIGLTGSAPIAQGELQRITDSSNGIAVFGDLNALPALFERIVASLRNQRVARADVCITRGQHTATLLIQAGGGAGGASLADSINFVTNFECIPATPTPEIDPEVNIDSATFDPATDTITFVLSAAGEDQIEEYRVEAVDRDGNTVASFVQNSPISGPISFSAAGAPDGNVEITVRAIRRDGTTAADDERTVRVPRPTATFTRTATFTPSPTITPTPRPRSANIDGIQYDRDTDEVIVNLLYREIAEISRIRVSIFDENNTLVRVIEPPSLSDQVFFVGRANGLEPGARYSIRVQALDGGGAILNESTQEFTYVPILSPTPTFTETPSITPTPTEVIVRAAIDAVTFDANAQQFVLRIAYENAELIDTVEIDILDSNNLLVDTISVPVAETVTYTPGSKLIGQQQYSFSIKAINLEGRVIDRQVRQFTDPRTSTPTPTQTPTHTLTPTITPTPTVTPVVVDLTLNPPVEDIETQTLRVEYVGSNPDAVDRYTLVLVQRSGSNIITEQSFIPSEETFRTINMSEVPSGEYTLTLAAFDDDDNELAETSISFRWTKPDPTATPTPPGIVDRIRENPVLGVVVGLIVLILVGVLVWLLLSGRRERTKRQNTAASLPSQTGAFIIPQMPQAPKPSGDQPKTTPPAGPSKQIGSDTKPNFLDEPTIRPGADSFSTNAAIDVGEATGAAPVVNGYIIVRESRDESLVGKTFPLSKSPYYIGRSGPRQNDLNIDGDKNLSRAHCELIFDRNAWYVVDSGSQLGTTVNDGARITGRVPLSEGDVIKLGGTTVIAFTRRG; this is translated from the coding sequence GTGCGTCGGCTAACCCGAATCACTACGTGGCTTTGTGCGGTAACGGCGGCCCTCCTCGTGTTGGCGACACCCGGCGCAGCGCAGCGAGGCGACCCGGTCGCAATCAATGTATCGTTCGCCGAGGTCACCGACGGCCCGAACGAGACCACGGCACTGGGTCTGTACTTTACCGTCAACGACGCCAACGGAGACGCGATCGACCCGGGCAGCGCTCGACAGGCGGTCATTCAGCTCGAAGACGGCACGCGCACCGAAGCACGTGTCGAAGAAGCCAACTCGCCGCTGTTCGTCGTGATCGTACTCGACGCGTCAGGCTCGATGGGTGCCGCAGCAGATACGATGCGGCAAGCCGCGATTACGGCTGTCCAGAACTTGCCGGATGGTACGCGCTTCTCGGTCATGACGTTCAACCGGCAAATTTCCACGGCGACCGAGTTCTCTCAAGACAAGAACGGCGTGATCAACACAATCGCACAGTACGCCCCGGCGCGCCCCAGCGATCCGAACGCCGGCACGTGCCTCTTCGACGCCACGTTTGCCGCTATGCAGAAAGCGACCGAAGTCCCACTTCCCAACCGGCGCTCGGTGATGCTGTTTACCGATGGCCGTGACGAACTGATCGCAGGAGGCGCGCTCGACCCGTGCAGCTCGCGCACCCTCGACGAAGTCGTTGCGCGCGCCTCAGACATCGCCAACCCGGTCAACGTTTACGCGATTGGCCTCACCGGTAGCGCCCCGATCGCGCAGGGCGAGCTGCAGCGAATCACCGACTCGTCCAATGGCATTGCGGTTTTCGGCGACTTGAACGCGCTGCCTGCGCTGTTCGAACGGATTGTCGCGTCGCTGCGTAACCAGCGTGTCGCGCGTGCCGATGTCTGCATCACGCGCGGGCAGCACACGGCAACGCTGTTAATCCAGGCCGGCGGCGGTGCCGGAGGCGCTTCGCTGGCTGACAGTATCAACTTCGTCACGAACTTCGAATGTATCCCGGCTACTCCAACGCCGGAGATCGACCCAGAAGTCAACATTGACAGCGCGACGTTCGACCCCGCAACGGACACAATCACGTTCGTGTTGAGCGCCGCAGGCGAAGACCAGATCGAGGAGTACCGCGTCGAAGCCGTCGACCGGGACGGAAACACGGTCGCCAGCTTCGTGCAGAATTCGCCCATCAGCGGGCCAATCTCGTTTAGCGCCGCCGGCGCTCCGGACGGCAACGTCGAAATCACCGTACGCGCTATCCGGCGCGACGGAACCACTGCCGCCGATGACGAGCGCACCGTGCGCGTGCCACGCCCGACCGCGACGTTTACGCGCACCGCGACGTTCACCCCGTCACCGACGATAACGCCGACCCCGCGCCCACGCAGCGCCAACATCGACGGTATCCAGTACGACCGCGACACCGACGAGGTCATCGTAAATCTGCTATACCGTGAAATCGCAGAGATCTCGCGGATCCGTGTTTCCATCTTCGATGAGAACAACACGCTCGTGCGGGTCATCGAACCGCCGTCGCTGAGCGATCAGGTGTTCTTCGTCGGCCGTGCCAACGGGCTGGAACCGGGTGCGCGATACTCCATTCGTGTTCAGGCATTGGACGGCGGCGGCGCGATCCTCAATGAAAGCACGCAGGAGTTTACGTACGTCCCGATCTTGAGCCCGACGCCGACGTTTACGGAGACACCGTCGATCACACCGACGCCGACCGAGGTCATTGTTCGCGCGGCTATCGACGCAGTCACGTTCGATGCAAACGCACAGCAGTTCGTCTTGCGTATTGCTTACGAGAACGCCGAGTTGATCGACACCGTCGAGATTGACATCCTCGACTCGAACAACCTGTTGGTCGATACGATTTCGGTGCCGGTCGCAGAGACCGTAACGTACACGCCGGGCAGCAAGTTGATCGGCCAACAGCAGTACTCGTTCAGTATCAAGGCGATCAACCTCGAGGGCCGCGTGATCGACCGGCAGGTGCGACAGTTCACTGACCCGCGAACGTCGACGCCGACGCCGACTCAAACGCCGACACATACGCTGACGCCGACCATTACACCGACGCCGACCGTGACGCCAGTGGTGGTCGACCTGACGCTGAACCCGCCAGTCGAAGACATCGAAACGCAGACGCTGCGCGTCGAGTATGTCGGCAGCAACCCCGATGCCGTTGACCGCTACACGCTGGTCCTCGTCCAGCGCTCAGGCAGCAACATCATTACGGAACAGAGCTTCATTCCGAGTGAGGAGACGTTCCGGACGATCAATATGTCCGAGGTCCCTTCCGGCGAATACACGCTGACGCTTGCAGCGTTCGATGACGACGACAACGAATTGGCAGAGACAAGCATCTCGTTCCGGTGGACGAAGCCCGATCCGACCGCGACGCCGACGCCGCCGGGTATTGTCGACCGCATTCGCGAGAATCCGGTCCTTGGGGTTGTGGTCGGCTTGATTGTGCTGATCCTAGTGGGCGTGTTGGTTTGGCTGCTGCTGAGCGGACGCCGTGAACGCACCAAGCGGCAAAACACAGCCGCGTCGCTGCCGTCGCAGACGGGCGCGTTCATCATCCCGCAGATGCCGCAGGCGCCGAAGCCGTCGGGAGATCAGCCCAAGACGACCCCGCCGGCGGGTCCGTCCAAACAGATTGGTTCGGACACGAAGCCCAACTTCTTGGACGAGCCGACGATCCGGCCGGGCGCAGATTCGTTCTCGACCAATGCCGCCATCGATGTCGGCGAAGCGACCGGCGCAGCGCCAGTCGTCAACGGGTACATCATCGTTCGCGAGTCGCGCGACGAATCGCTCGTCGGAAAGACGTTCCCATTGAGCAAGTCCCCGTACTACATCGGCCGGTCAGGACCGCGCCAGAACGACCTGAATATCGATGGCGACAAGAACCTGTCGCGCGCGCACTGCGAGCTGATCTTCGACCGCAATGCGTGGTACGTGGTCGATTCGGGCAGCCAGCTTGGCACGACTGTCAATGACGGCGCACGCATCACTGGGCGTGTCCCGTTGAGCGAAGGAGACGTTATCAAGCTGGGCGGTACGACCGTGATCGCCTTCACCCGGAGAGGCTAA
- a CDS encoding WXG100 family type VII secretion target, producing the protein MDKVQMKYEELEQIATRLAEWSSRTQAAANKFRQQFQVLQGGGWIGRGFDKFADESESLLLPAVQKLEDVLEQVSNIIRQSVERMQQAEEEARGRFNF; encoded by the coding sequence ATGGATAAGGTTCAGATGAAGTATGAGGAGCTGGAGCAGATCGCTACTCGCCTTGCCGAGTGGTCGAGCCGCACCCAGGCCGCAGCAAACAAGTTCCGCCAGCAGTTCCAGGTTCTGCAGGGCGGCGGCTGGATCGGTCGTGGTTTCGACAAGTTCGCGGATGAGTCCGAGAGCTTGCTGCTTCCCGCCGTCCAGAAACTGGAAGACGTGCTCGAGCAGGTGTCGAACATCATTCGCCAGTCCGTCGAGCGCATGCAGCAGGCCGAAGAAGAAGCGCGCGGTCGCTTCAACTTCTAA
- a CDS encoding protein kinase: MKYVCTFCERISPDGNLWCTEQNCLAEEKPLVLDTGDTLGDMEILRRLTVTRTAAIYEAKRGDDRLLAKVAHSTPVAQDKLRHEAKTLQRLAGKRQHYALPVLVAPYRTASVADRPYGKVGFQNETKYYMVFEYVHGRFLSDVLHSQPQPWYQHAAWIMMQVADAVAFMHENDALHLNISPSAVYVRNDRDDIPRPILMDFGYPVTSVSAAELISGISYTAPELVRGQPPTRSTDVYGLGALFYEMLAGRPAYPARSRGLDMVRREVVEGMVAALRRSDLPIPPEGKNYRETSVFVGNALAARPEMRQQDVPTFAHEVRRLYGDAPAERKKRRITRRMLITAAIVGALLIVLAQLFAALTG; this comes from the coding sequence ATGAAGTACGTCTGCACGTTCTGCGAGCGCATTTCCCCAGACGGCAACCTGTGGTGCACAGAACAGAACTGTTTGGCCGAAGAAAAGCCGCTTGTGCTGGACACCGGCGATACCCTCGGCGACATGGAGATTCTGCGCCGTCTGACTGTCACCCGAACCGCCGCAATCTATGAAGCCAAGCGCGGTGATGACCGGTTGTTGGCGAAAGTCGCCCACAGCACGCCGGTCGCACAGGACAAACTCCGCCACGAAGCCAAGACACTGCAGCGGCTCGCAGGCAAACGGCAGCACTATGCCCTGCCGGTGCTAGTGGCGCCGTACCGCACGGCGTCTGTAGCCGACCGGCCATACGGCAAGGTCGGTTTCCAGAACGAGACCAAATACTACATGGTGTTCGAGTACGTGCACGGCCGTTTCCTCAGCGACGTGCTGCACAGCCAACCCCAGCCATGGTATCAGCACGCGGCATGGATCATGATGCAAGTCGCAGATGCGGTGGCATTCATGCATGAGAACGACGCGCTGCATCTCAACATTAGTCCTTCAGCGGTCTACGTCCGCAACGATCGAGACGATATCCCCCGCCCGATTCTGATGGACTTCGGATATCCGGTCACCAGTGTCAGTGCGGCAGAGTTGATCTCCGGCATCTCCTACACGGCGCCGGAGCTTGTTCGCGGGCAGCCTCCAACACGCAGTACTGACGTGTACGGGCTGGGCGCGCTTTTCTACGAGATGCTGGCCGGGCGTCCGGCTTATCCGGCACGGTCGCGAGGGCTGGACATGGTCCGGCGCGAGGTGGTCGAGGGTATGGTCGCCGCGCTGCGTCGCAGCGACCTCCCCATCCCGCCTGAAGGCAAGAACTATCGGGAGACGTCCGTGTTTGTCGGGAACGCGCTCGCCGCGCGCCCGGAGATGCGCCAGCAGGACGTCCCGACCTTCGCGCACGAGGTCCGGCGCTTGTATGGCGATGCGCCGGCCGAGCGGAAGAAGCGACGGATCACGCGGCGGATGCTGATCACGGCGGCAATTGTCGGTGCGCTTCTGATCGTGCTCGCTCAGCTTTTCGCCGCTCTGACCGGCTAA